Proteins from a single region of Corylus avellana chromosome ca11, CavTom2PMs-1.0:
- the LOC132166180 gene encoding probable pectinesterase 53, which translates to MSKLRHIFYVLLLLLFFNLSQTLCHTKGIRPRNSMGKQLPTNMTARTQLSEQQFMKWVKFVGSLKHSVFKNAKNKLSPSYTLVVDKNPAAGDFTSIQDAIDSLPFINLVRVVIKVHAGVYKEKVSIPPLKSFVTIEGAGADKTIVQWGDTAQTPGVKGLPMGTYSSATFAVNSPYFIAKNITFKNTTPVPAPGAIGKQAVAFRISADTATFLGCKFLGAQDTLYDHVGRHYYKDCYIEGSVDFIFGNGLSLFEGCHVHAIAQSMGALTAQGRSSLLEDTGFSFVNCKVTGSGALFLGRAWGPFSRVVFAYTYMDNIIIPKGWYNWGDPNREMTVFYGQYKCTGPGASFAGRVSWSRELTNEEAKPFISLTFIDGSEWIKL; encoded by the exons ATGTCAAAACTGAGGCACATTTTCTacgttcttcttcttcttcttttctttaacTTAAGCCAAACACTATGCCACACCAAAGGAATTCGACCGAGGAATTCAATGGGGAAGCAATTGCCAACCAATATGACGGCCCGAACCCAATTATCAGAGCAGCAATTTATGAAGTGGGTCAAGTTTGTTGGTAGCCTCAAACACTCTGTTTTCAAGAATGCCAAGAATAAGCTAAGCCCTTCTTACACTCTTGTTGTGGATAAAAATCCCGCGGCCGGAGATTTCACGTCAATTCAGGACGCCATTGATTCTCTCCCATTCATCAACCTTGTGAGAGTGGTCATTAAAGTCCATGCAGGGGTTTACAA GGAGAAAGTGAGTATACCTCCATTAAAATCGTTCGTAACCATTGAAGGAGCAGGGGCAGATAAAACAATTGTTCAATGGGGAGACACAGCTCAAACACCTGGGGTAAAAGGGCTTCCCATGGGAACCTACAGCTCTGCAACTTTTGCTGTGAATTCCCCTTATTTCATTGCCAAGAACATCACGTTTAAG AACACAACCCCAGTTCCAGCACCAGGGGCAATTGGAAAGCAGGCGGTGGCATTCAGAATATCAGCAGATACAGCAACATTCTTAGGGTGTAAATTCTTGGGAGCACAGGACACGCTTTATGATCATGTGGGTAGGCACTATTACAAGGATTGTTATATTGAAGGTTCTGTGGACTTCATATTTGGCAAtggtctctctcttttcgaG GGATGTCACGTGCATGCAATAGCACAGTCAATGGGGGCCCTAACAGCACAAGGGAGGAGCAGTCTTTTAGAGGACACGGGGTTCTCATTCGTGAACTGTAAGGTCACGGGCTCAGGAGCTCTCTTCCTTGGGAGGGCATGGGGTCCTTTCTCTAGGGTCGTCTTTGCCTACACATATATGGACAACATTATCATTCCCAAAGGCTGGTATAATTGGGGTGATCCTAACCGTGAAat GACTGTGTTTTATGGGCAATACAAGTGCACAGGACCAGGAGCAAGCTTTGCAGGGAGGGTGTCATGGTCGAGGGAGCTTACCAATGAGGAAGCCAAGCCTTTTATTTCACTTACCTTCATTGATGGGTCCGAGTGGATCAAATTGTAA
- the LOC132166531 gene encoding probable glutamate carboxypeptidase LAMP1 isoform X1, with product MLKTATAIFLGLATSFTFFLLSPAPKSTFHSLYTSASLSDNTSIAHHLYTLTRRPHVAGSEANADAAAYVLSVFTSVNIKSHIASYEVSLTYPAHRSLSLTRPPPEPPTTFSLRQEIYDGDPYADVSDQVQPTFHAYAKSGTVSAPVAYVNYGRVEDYVTLKEMGVNVSGTVVLAKYGEIYRGHIVKNAYEAGAIGALVYTDRKDYGGGGGDTRWFPDDKWMPPSGVQVGTVYNGLGDPTTPGWASTGDCERLSEEEVEKGGDVPLIPSLPISAADGETILRSIGGHVAKEDWQGSKDAPTYRVGPGPGIVNLSYTGKQIIGTIQNVIGVIEGAEEPDRFVILGNHRDAWTFGAADPNSGTAALLQIAERLGKMQKEGWKPRRTIVLCNWDAEEYGLLGSTEWVEENREMLASRAVAYLNVDCAVAGPGFHASATPQLDELLKRATQEVRDPDNPSQSLYDSWVGSSNSPLIGRLGDGGSDFAAFVQHVGIPATAMFFGGGYPVYHSMYDDFIWMQKFGDPMFHRHVAVASVWGLVALWLADEEFLPYNYLSYARELQTYTKDLKVEISDKNISLTPLFKSIEELQKAAATVINQRKAIEERKGWASIWNKDHLKVRELNDRLMMAERAFTDQDGLSQRSWYKHLIYGPSKHNDYESKSFPGINDAIEEAKYVNTAEAWHLVQHEVWRVSRAVRHASLILNGELT from the exons ATGTTGAAAACAGCCACCGCCATCTTCCTAGGCTTAGCCACCTCGTTCACCTTCTTCCTCCTTTCTCCCGCTCCAAAATCTACCTTTCACTCCCTCTACACATCCGCTTCTCTATCCGACAACACCTCAATAGCACACCACCTCTACACCCTCACTCGCCGGCCCCACGTTGCCGGTTCAGAGGCCAACGCCGATGCTGCAGCCTACGTTTTATCCGTCTTCACTTCCGTCAATATCAAATCCCACATAGCGTCCTATGAGGTGTCTCTAACCTACCCAGCACATCGTTCCCTGTCGCTAACACGTCCACCTCCGGAGCCACCCACCACGTTCAGTCTTCGTCAAGAAATTTACGACGGCGATCCATACGCCGACGTATCAGACCAAGTTCAGCCTACTTTCCATGCATATGCAAAGTCGGGCACCGTCTCTGCGCCCGTGGCTTATGTGAACTATGGGCGCGTAGAAGACTACGTGACGCTGAAGGAAATGGGGGTGAATGTGTCGGGTACTGTTGTATTGGCCAAGTATGGAGAAATATACAGAGGGCACATAGTGAAGAATGCGTACGAGGCAGGCGCTATAGGGGCGTTGGTGTATACAGACAGGAAGGACTACGGCGGCGGGGGAGGGGATACACGGTGGTTCCCAGATGACAAGTGGATGCCACCCAGTGGGGTACAGGTGGGAACAGTTTACAATGGGCTTGGAGACCCTACTACGCCTGGATGGGCGAGCACTGGAGACTGTGAAAGGTTATCAGAAGAGGAAGTAGAGAAAGGCGGGGATGTTCCTCTGATACCTTCATTGCCAATATCTGCGGCAGATGGTGAAACAATCTTGAGATCGATTGGTGGACATGTTGCTAAAGAGGATTGGCAGGGAAGCAAAGATGCACCTACCTACAGGGTCGGACCAGGGCCAGGGATTGTCAATCTCAGTTACACT GGAAAGCAAATCATAGGGACAATTCAGAATGTCATTGGTGTGATTGAAGGAGCAGAAGAGCCTGATCG ATTTGTCATACTGGGTAATCATCGGGATGCATGGACTTTTGGAGCCGCTGATCCCAACAGTGGCACCGCAGCATTGCTACAG ATTGCAGAAAGACTGGGGAAGATGCAGAAAGAAGGGTGGAAACCTCGAAGAACAATTGTGTTGTGCAATTGGGATGCGGAGGAATATGGCCtg CTAGGATCAACCGAATGGGTAGAAGAGAACAGAGAAATGCTAGCTTCAAGGGCTGTTGCGTACTTAAATGTTGACTGTGCAGTAGCTGGACCAGGTTTCCATGCCTCTGCAACTCCCCAGCTCGATGAACTGCTCAAACGAGCAACTCAAGAG GTTCGAGACCCAGATAACCCATCACAAAGTCTATACGATTCATGGGTCGGTTCTAGCAATTCTCCCCTG ATTGGGAGGTTGGGAGATGGAGGATCAGATTTTGCAGCTTTTGTACAACATGTAGGGATTCCAGCAACTGCAATGTTTTTTGGAGGAG GGTACCCTGTATACCACTCAATGTACGATGACTTTATCTGGATGCAAAAATTTGGTGATCCGATGTTTCATAGACATGTTGCAG TGGCAAGTGTTTGGGGTTTAGTAGCCCTTTGGTTAGCAGACGAGGAGTTTTTGCCTTACAACTATCTCTCCTATGCACGGGAGCTGCAG ACATACACAAAGGACTTAAAAGTTGAGATCTCAGATAAGAACATAAGCCTAACTCCTTTGTTCAAGTCCATAGAGGAGCTCCAAAAAGCAGCCGCCACAGTGATCAACCAGAGAAAG gcaatagaagaaagaaaaggttgGGCATCAATCTGGAATAAAGACCACTTGAAGGTGCGAGAGCTGAATGACAGGCTAATGATGGCAGAGCGTGCATTTACAGACCAAGATGGACTCTCTCAAAGGTCATGGTATAAGCATTTG ATTTATGGGCCCTCAAAGCACAATGACTATGAATCTAAATCATTCCCTGGGATAAATGATGCCATTGAGGAGGCAAAGTATGTGAATACTGCAGAGGCATGGCATTTAGTACAACATGAAGTTT
- the LOC132165696 gene encoding protein IQ-domain 26-like has protein sequence MGRATRWLKSLFGIKKDKENSNSSDRKDKKRCSLGDSGRDSTGLCHNPTTIPPNISLAEAAWLKSYYTESEKEQNKHAIAVAAATAAAADAAVAAAQAAVAVVRLTSHGRDTMFGGGHERWAAAKIQAVFRGYLARKALRALKGLVKLQALVRGYLVRKQATATLHSMQALIRAQATVRSQKARGRINKETNRFEIRARKSMERFDDTRSEHAAPIHSRRLSASLDTTFNSIDESPKIVEVDTGRPKSRSRRTNTSISDFGDDPPYQTLSSPLHTCRFPGRLSIPDCRNFQDHDWGLTGEECRLISTAQSTPRFVNSINSPVTPAKSVCADNSFRGYGNFPNYMANTQSFRAKLRSYSAPKQRPEPAPKKRLSLHEMMESRSSLSGVRMQRSCSQVQEAISFKNAVMGKLERSSEFRQRAREILFAEEVVNVSKS, from the exons ATGGGCAGGGCGACAAGATGGCTTAAGAGCTTGTTCGGGATAAAGAAAGACAAAGAGAATTCCAATTCCAGTGACCGGAAAGACAAGAAACGGTGTAGTTTGGGCGACTCCGGCAGAGACTCTACGGGCTTGTGTCATAATCCGACGACCATACCACCTAACATATCGCTTGCAGAGGCTGCTTGGTTAAAGTCATACTACACAGAATCAGAGAAGGAGCAGAACAAGCACGCAATTGCTGTAGCGGCAGCCACGGCGGCCGCGGCTGACGCTGCAGTGGCTGCTGCGCAGGCGGCGGTGGCTGTTGTCAGGCTTACAAGCCATGGAAGAGATACTATGTTTGGTGGTGGACATGAGAGGTGGGCTGCTGCGAAGATTCAGGCCGTCTTCAGGGGATATTTG GCCAGAAAAGCCCTGAGAGCACTTAAAGGACTGGTGAAGTTACAGGCACTTGTTAGAGGCTATTTAGTGCGCAAGCAGGCCACTGCAACTCTTCACAGTATGCAGGCACTTATTAGAGCTCAAGCCACGGTTCGGTCCCAGAAAGCTCGCGGGCGCATCaacaaagaaactaatagatttgAAATCCGAGCACGAAAATCCATg GAAAGATTTGATGACACTAGAAGCGAGCACGCAGCTCCAATCCACAGCAGAAGGCTATCGGCTTCATTGGACACCACCTTTAACTCCATTGACGAGAGCCCAAAAATCGTGGAGGTCGATACCGGCAGGCCTAAATCAAGATCTCGCCGAACAAACACTTCAATTTCAGATTTCGGCGATGACCCACCTTATCAAACACTCTCTTCTCCACTCCATACATGTCGCTTTCCCGGCCGCTTATCGATTCCGGATTGCCGGAACTTCCAAGACCATGATTGGGGCTTAACCGGCGAGGAATGTAGGTTGATCTCCACCGCACAAAGCACCCCGCGCTTCGTGAACTCCATTAATTCACCTGTCACACCTGCAAAGAGTGTTTGCGCCGATAACTCCTTCCGGGGATACGGGAATTTTCCCAACTATATGGCTAATACTCAGTCTTTTAGAGCAAAGTTGAGGTCCTATAGCGCTCCTAAGCAAAGGCCTGAGCCGGCGCCGAAGAAAAGGCTTTCCCTTCATGAAATGATGGAGTCGAGGAGTAGCCTGAGCGGGGTTCGGATGCAACGGTCGTGTTCACAGGTCCAGGAAGCCATTAGCTTCAAGAATGCTGTAATGGGGAAGCTAGAGAGATCCTCAGAGTTCCGTCAGAGAGCCAGAGAGATATTATTTGCAGAGGAGGTGGTGAATGTAAGTAAGAGCTAG
- the LOC132166531 gene encoding probable glutamate carboxypeptidase LAMP1 isoform X2: MLKTATAIFLGLATSFTFFLLSPAPKSTFHSLYTSASLSDNTSIAHHLYTLTRRPHVAGSEANADAAAYVLSVFTSVNIKSHIASYEVSLTYPAHRSLSLTRPPPEPPTTFSLRQEIYDGDPYADVSDQVQPTFHAYAKSGTVSAPVAYVNYGRVEDYVTLKEMGVNVSGTVVLAKYGEIYRGHIVKNAYEAGAIGALVYTDRKDYGGGGGDTRWFPDDKWMPPSGVQVGTVYNGLGDPTTPGWASTGDCERLSEEEVEKGGDVPLIPSLPISAADGETILRSIGGHVAKEDWQGSKDAPTYRVGPGPGIVNLSYTGKQIIGTIQNVIGVIEGAEEPDRFVILGNHRDAWTFGAADPNSGTAALLQVRDPDNPSQSLYDSWVGSSNSPLIGRLGDGGSDFAAFVQHVGIPATAMFFGGGYPVYHSMYDDFIWMQKFGDPMFHRHVAVASVWGLVALWLADEEFLPYNYLSYARELQTYTKDLKVEISDKNISLTPLFKSIEELQKAAATVINQRKAIEERKGWASIWNKDHLKVRELNDRLMMAERAFTDQDGLSQRSWYKHLIYGPSKHNDYESKSFPGINDAIEEAKYVNTAEAWHLVQHEVWRVSRAVRHASLILNGELT; the protein is encoded by the exons ATGTTGAAAACAGCCACCGCCATCTTCCTAGGCTTAGCCACCTCGTTCACCTTCTTCCTCCTTTCTCCCGCTCCAAAATCTACCTTTCACTCCCTCTACACATCCGCTTCTCTATCCGACAACACCTCAATAGCACACCACCTCTACACCCTCACTCGCCGGCCCCACGTTGCCGGTTCAGAGGCCAACGCCGATGCTGCAGCCTACGTTTTATCCGTCTTCACTTCCGTCAATATCAAATCCCACATAGCGTCCTATGAGGTGTCTCTAACCTACCCAGCACATCGTTCCCTGTCGCTAACACGTCCACCTCCGGAGCCACCCACCACGTTCAGTCTTCGTCAAGAAATTTACGACGGCGATCCATACGCCGACGTATCAGACCAAGTTCAGCCTACTTTCCATGCATATGCAAAGTCGGGCACCGTCTCTGCGCCCGTGGCTTATGTGAACTATGGGCGCGTAGAAGACTACGTGACGCTGAAGGAAATGGGGGTGAATGTGTCGGGTACTGTTGTATTGGCCAAGTATGGAGAAATATACAGAGGGCACATAGTGAAGAATGCGTACGAGGCAGGCGCTATAGGGGCGTTGGTGTATACAGACAGGAAGGACTACGGCGGCGGGGGAGGGGATACACGGTGGTTCCCAGATGACAAGTGGATGCCACCCAGTGGGGTACAGGTGGGAACAGTTTACAATGGGCTTGGAGACCCTACTACGCCTGGATGGGCGAGCACTGGAGACTGTGAAAGGTTATCAGAAGAGGAAGTAGAGAAAGGCGGGGATGTTCCTCTGATACCTTCATTGCCAATATCTGCGGCAGATGGTGAAACAATCTTGAGATCGATTGGTGGACATGTTGCTAAAGAGGATTGGCAGGGAAGCAAAGATGCACCTACCTACAGGGTCGGACCAGGGCCAGGGATTGTCAATCTCAGTTACACT GGAAAGCAAATCATAGGGACAATTCAGAATGTCATTGGTGTGATTGAAGGAGCAGAAGAGCCTGATCG ATTTGTCATACTGGGTAATCATCGGGATGCATGGACTTTTGGAGCCGCTGATCCCAACAGTGGCACCGCAGCATTGCTACAG GTTCGAGACCCAGATAACCCATCACAAAGTCTATACGATTCATGGGTCGGTTCTAGCAATTCTCCCCTG ATTGGGAGGTTGGGAGATGGAGGATCAGATTTTGCAGCTTTTGTACAACATGTAGGGATTCCAGCAACTGCAATGTTTTTTGGAGGAG GGTACCCTGTATACCACTCAATGTACGATGACTTTATCTGGATGCAAAAATTTGGTGATCCGATGTTTCATAGACATGTTGCAG TGGCAAGTGTTTGGGGTTTAGTAGCCCTTTGGTTAGCAGACGAGGAGTTTTTGCCTTACAACTATCTCTCCTATGCACGGGAGCTGCAG ACATACACAAAGGACTTAAAAGTTGAGATCTCAGATAAGAACATAAGCCTAACTCCTTTGTTCAAGTCCATAGAGGAGCTCCAAAAAGCAGCCGCCACAGTGATCAACCAGAGAAAG gcaatagaagaaagaaaaggttgGGCATCAATCTGGAATAAAGACCACTTGAAGGTGCGAGAGCTGAATGACAGGCTAATGATGGCAGAGCGTGCATTTACAGACCAAGATGGACTCTCTCAAAGGTCATGGTATAAGCATTTG ATTTATGGGCCCTCAAAGCACAATGACTATGAATCTAAATCATTCCCTGGGATAAATGATGCCATTGAGGAGGCAAAGTATGTGAATACTGCAGAGGCATGGCATTTAGTACAACATGAAGTTT